A single window of Arvicanthis niloticus isolate mArvNil1 chromosome 20, mArvNil1.pat.X, whole genome shotgun sequence DNA harbors:
- the LOC117724321 gene encoding tenascin-X-like produces the protein MAAQCTILTVLVLLGSTRAGSFSPRSNVTLQAPRPPFQPGGRSSQLFEKTVEGGEKPVVFTHLPPSAGCGCPPGSERWVPASEVQALRDQLEVLEELVKGLKEHCSGACCPTAAQAGTGQTDMRSLCSLHGVFDLSRCACSCEPGWGGPTCSDPTDTKMPTSSPPSASRAEIVVMESPHKEANLLSPEHIWLFRHPPIPS, from the exons ATGGCAGCTCAGTGCACTATTCTGACCGTCCTAGTGTTGCTCGGCTCAACCAGAGCGGGCTCTTTCTCTCCTCGGTCCAATGTGACGCTCCAGGCACCACGGCCCCCTTTCCAGCCGGGTGGTCGGTCCTCTCAACTCTTTGAGAAAACCGTGGAAGGCGGAGAGAAGCCGGTGGTGTTCACCCACCTGCCTCCGTCAGCTGGCTGTGGGTGTCCCCCGGGCTCTGAACGCTGGGTGCCTGCTTCAGAGGTGCAGGCCCTGAGGGACCAGCTGGAGGTCCTGGAGGAGCTGGTAAAGGGCCTTAAGGAACACTGCTCAGGAGCATGCTGTCCCACGGCGGCCCAGGCTGGTACAG GCCAGACGGACATGCGCAGTCTCTGCAGCCTCCATGGTGTCTTTGACCTGAGCCGCTGCGCCTGTTCCTGTGAGCCTGGCTGGGGTGGACCCACCTGCTCAGACCCTACAGACACAAAGATGCCCACTTCGTCGCCGCCCTCAGCCTCTAGGGCTGAGATTGTAGTAATGGAGTCCCCTCACAAGGAGGCGAATCTACTGTCTCCTGAGCACATATGGCTTTTTCGTCACCCCCCAATTCCTTCCTAA